The Salinirubellus salinus genome segment CGATATCGAGGCCAGCGAGTCGGCCTTCGCCACCGCCGCGGGCGGCCCGCGGGCCGTCGCCACGTCCTTCAGCACCTGCATCGTCAGCTCCTCGCGCCGGTCCTCGTCCTCGGTGAACGCGCGCGGTGCCTCGACCCGGTAGACAGTGTCGGTCCGGGGGTCGTACACCATGCAGAAGGTGACCTCGTACCGCTCGGGTTCGAAAGCGAGCGTGAGGTCGTACCGCCCCTCGGCCATCGCCCGGTCGGCCGGGCCGCGGGAGACGAACCAGTTGGTGAACGTCAGGGCGTCCTCGTGGCGTTCGTAGTGGCCCTCGGCGTCCCACGCCCCGCGTTCGAGCACCTGCGAGAAGAACGCGGCATCGTTGACCCACGGCGCCGACCCCTGCTTCTCGCGGATGGTGCGCGTGACCAGCCCCGTCATCGGCGTCTTGACGAACCCGAGGACGGGCACGTCACGGCGCATGAACGACTCGACGAGCTGGACGTACTCGCCGATGACCTCGCGGGGGGTCCGCTCGCCAGCCAGCAGGTCGGCGAGTTCGCGGTTGCGGTTCTCCCACGTCAGCAGCCCCTTCGGGTAGATGGGGCCGTCCATCACGAGCAGGTCGTCGACGAGTTCGGCCTGCCCGCGGGCGTGTTCGACCTCCGCGAGGTAGAGGGCGAGTTCGTGGACCACGGGCGTGACCGAGCGGTCCGCGCGGGGGACGTGCAACACGCGACTCTTGACGTAGCCCTCGTCGTCCACCTGCCAGTCCTGGCCGAAGTGGACCGTCGCCTCGTTGGAGTGGACGGCCTTCACGATGGTCCGACAGCGGTGCAGGTCGAGGTCCGAGGGGACGGCCGACATCGCG includes the following:
- a CDS encoding DNA double-strand break repair nuclease NurA, whose protein sequence is MTLDPVHFKAITRLAGSISHEVDEREHREFAEVVWEEFLDPLVADGRTLLEPMGELRRRKVDVEDAALGEDYFPTQHGLDSGTINPTTFKNGLTVDVAVAAMSAVPSDLDLHRCRTIVKAVHSNEATVHFGQDWQVDDEGYVKSRVLHVPRADRSVTPVVHELALYLAEVEHARGQAELVDDLLVMDGPIYPKGLLTWENRNRELADLLAGERTPREVIGEYVQLVESFMRRDVPVLGFVKTPMTGLVTRTIREKQGSAPWVNDAAFFSQVLERGAWDAEGHYERHEDALTFTNWFVSRGPADRAMAEGRYDLTLAFEPERYEVTFCMVYDPRTDTVYRVEAPRAFTEDEDRREELTMQVLKDVATARGPPAAVAKADSLASISRKETVALRRALEDALDADMDTTYDDERWGVGAGFDL